ggagaaaaaaggagaaggaaaaatgaatgagggagaaaaaagaggagacagaaggaagaaaagacaaaaggacagTAAAGAGTCGGCAAGATTACTATtgcaacaacacatcatcagtaggGTAAAACTAACCTGTCTCATGACGGTCTAATCCCACCTCACGTTCCCTATTAGTGGGTGAACAATCCAACGCTTggtgaattctgcttcacaatgatAGGAAGAGCCGACATCGAAGGATCAAAAAGCTATGTCGCTATGAACGCTTGGCCACCACAAGCCAGTTATTCCTGTGGTAACTTTTCTGACACCTCctgcttaaaacccaaaaagtcAGAAGGATCATGAGGCCCCGCTTTCACGGTCTGTGTTCATACTGAAAATCAAGATCAagcgaggaagaggaagaaaatgacaaaggagAATGAAACTTTTCGTTTCCTTACAAGGAAGAGAATTAGAAAAACAAGGAAGAAGAGCAAGGAGTAGAGATAGGCAGAGATgaagaagacaacagaaggaggagacaaaaacaagaggaagaagagaaggagacaACAAAAAGAGGAGGACAAAGTAGGAGGAgataaaaaggaggagaaaagaatgaggtAGAAAAGGACAAGacaagaatgaggaagagaaaaaaggagaagtggaggagaaggacagaatgaggaagagaaggagtAGACATAGTAAGAAGAAGAATGACGAgtgaaggaggaagagatggaacAGTAGTAGAAATAgtaggagaggaagagaaaaaagaaacaaggcgCAGAggataaaaagaaagaagaaagaggaggaaaagaggagaggaaagaggaaaataggaggggaggagaagaaaaataagactgGGATGAGAGAAGAATGGCAAGATagaaggagaagagaaggaggaggaagagcagaaagagaagcaaggagaggaagggatgaaaagaagaggaagaaggcaacagagaaggaggaggagaaaggagacaaagaaagagtagGAGAAGAAGGGAAGAAAAAGgtaggaggagaggaaagggaagacggaagaaaaacaaggagtagACAAAGGAAGAGGTGAAAAAGAAGGCGACAGGAGGAGAACAAGGAGAAGACTGAGAAGGAGTtaaaagaatgagacaaaagaaaagatagagaatgaggagaaggaagcagaagaagacaaaggagtctcagaagaagaaaggagaatacagaaaaggaggagaaagagggaagtggagaaggagggagaagacaaagaagaggaGCAAGGAGTAAAGGGAGGAACAGATGAAGAAACATGAGTTgtacaagaggaagaaggagaaaaaatggAGAAGGGGAGAaaatgaaggaggaagaggaaaagacaagaatgacaaaaaggaagaaagagtgagaatgaaaaaggacaaaaagaagaagatggaaggagaaaagggaggaagagatgaaaagaGGGAGTAGTGTAAGGagacaaagaaggaaaagagaaagatgGAGAAGGAATAGGAATAGAAaagcttggcatcaatgaatccATGGTGAGATGTTGGAGTCGTCAGCGTGAACTGACTCAATGCgttttactgccgtgttacaggcactgtttgtaaaaagttaaaaattttTCTGCGTacatatctcatgttacaacttGGACACTtgcggcttatagtcaggtgcagcttatatatatacaaaactttttttcttcttaaatgtaGTGGTtgcggcttatattcaggtgcgctcAATACTCCGGAAATTACGGTAGGTGGAggcaaaggaggaggaagagaagcaagagatgaaaaaaagaggagaaaggcaacagaaggaggaggacgaggacgagATAAAAACAAAGGCGCAGGAGAAAGtaggagaagacagaaggaggaaggaaaaaataGAAGATGGCATAGGAAAGGAAGatagaaggaagaggagaaggaaaaaattAGGAAAAGGAGGCGAAAAAGAATgcagaagagaaggaggaagaaaaacaaggagtagAGGGGAAAATAGATGGAAATgtaggagaggaaggaggagaacataaaggggaaggagaagaaaagaggagaacagagagggggaagaagaaaaaataggaATTGTGGGAGAATTATtagaaagaatgaaaagaaaggagaagaaaaagaatgaaagagagaaaagaacaaggagagaaggaggaaaaaatagaaggcagaagaaggagaaaaagacaaGGAGAAAGAAGTAGAAGTCAGAGAAGGAGGAGCAGAAagtgaagaaggaggaagaacaaggagtaaaaggaggaaaatttcaaaaactggctgagggaggaggagaggatgaagaaaaaacgggaagaggagaagaaaaaggagaagaggaggatggagaaaaAATATGAGGATGGGAtaagaatgacaaaaagacagaagaagaaaagaatgaggagtAGAATAAGACCAGACTAAAAGAATGAGGGAGaaagggagaaggagggagaagaacaaagagtaaagggaggaagagatgaagaagaatgagtAGAAGAGGAAAGTGAATAaaacaggagaagaaaaagaagggagaggagaagaaaggagaacagagaagaggaagaaaataggAGTAGAAGACAGAAGgacaacaaaataatgaaaagaaggaggagaaagaagaagacagaaggacgaaggaggagaagaaaagagaagaagatgaaaaagtAGCAGAGAACGTaaaggaaaaaagaataaagagaGGACGAAGGAGAATAATAAGTAgtagtagaagaaaaaaatgaagagacGAAGTAGAAGAAGTAGAGAAGAATGaatgagacaaagacagaaggagaagaaaagaatgaggagatgaagagaagaggagaTAAGAATGAGGGAGAGTAGATTGGGAAGGAGGAAGCACAAGATATCtaaaacaagaggaagaagagaagaataaGGAAAAAGCAACGAGTAAAAGGGATGAACAGATGAAAACATAGTGGGAGAGAAAGAatgagaacaaagaaaaaggggggacagagaggaggaaggagaaaaacaggGAGGAGAAGACAGGAAGATCATTAACAAgaatgaaaaggagaagaaagaatgagaggaaaggaggagaaaaggaggaagaaggagaagacgGAATGGGGAGCTGAAAAAAGAAGgtagaaaaggagaagagaatgAGGAGATGAAGAGAAGGGGAGATAAGAATGAGGGAGTGTAGATTGAGAAGGAAGtgcaagagatgaaaaacaagaggaagaagaacagaAGAATGAGCAAAAAGAGCAACGAGTCAAAGGCATGCAGAGATGAAAACATAgtgggagagaaagaaggagaacaaagaaaaaggggaggagaagaagaaaaaaagggagaacagagaggaggaaggagaaaaacagagaggagaagaagacagGAAGACCATTAACAAAGGAGGAAACAGAAAGAGTtggagaaagaaggaggaggaagagaaataaagaaaagacaTAGGaggatgagaaaaaaagaggagaaaaagataGAAGAGGTAGAAGGAACAACATAGGAAAAGAAGAATAAGACAAAGAAGCAGAACGTAGAAGACAGAAAAGGGAGGAGCAAGAAGGAGAAaccagaaggagaagaagaatgagggagaaagaagaacaaggagtatagggaggaaaaaatgagaagacagaagcaggaagagatgacagaaggagaaagaaattgaggacagagaaggaggaggaaaaataaaggaaaaacagatggagaaaggagaagaagacaaaaggagaagaaaaagcagaaaacagaaggaggaggaagagaaataaggagaagacagaaggagaaaaagaaaagaatgagggcGCACGGaggaaaaaataagacagaaccAGGAAAAGATGAtaggagaaagaaacagaagacaggggaggaggagaaataaaggaaaactgaaggagaaagaagaagaaaaagcagaaggagaaggaacGAATAAGGAAGAGAAGGCGAAGGAGGAAGAAtaaggaggaaagagaggaagagttgGAAAAGAAGCAgtaggaggagaggaaggaggaagagaagtgaagaaaaggggggaaatgaaaagaaaacaaaggagaggaggaaggagtaaAATACGAGGATGGGATAAGAAAAgcaggagaggaaggaagaCAAGAGAAAGAGACAACAACAGAGAGTGAGGAAGAGTAGAAAGAGGTTGAATAAGGAGTAACAGAGGAACAGGTGAAAAAGAATAagtagaagaggaaagaaaacatgaagaaaaaagagcagaagaaaaagaagaaagaggagaagaaaagggtgaaaagaagaaggagaagaacaaAAGAATGAAGGAGACTGAAGAAGGACAGAAAATGCAAGAACAAGGAGTAAAGGAAGTTGTGTAAGGAGACaatgaagagaggaggagaataaaagaacgagaaaaaggaggaagagaagaatgaCAAAGAAACGAATAAGACAGTGAAGGAtgagaaagaagaagacaaacagaaggaagaggagaaagaagaagagggagatgCAAGGAGGAGTAGACAAGAAAGAGGAGggtggagggaagaggagatgaaaaaagaaaagggaaaattccagaaggaggagaaaaaaggacaagaagacagaagaaaggCAGaataggaagaggagaaaaaggaaaagaaatgaggaaagaatcaggaagagaaggaggtggaaaaaggagaaagaaaaagaagttcaGGGATGAGATGATAAAGatgaatgaggaggaggaaaagaaggtGGAGATAAAGTAGGAGTTGAAAGAAGAACAAGTGGaatgagggagagaagaaggtgaagaagaaaaaagtagttgagagaaaggaagaaaacatgaagaaaaaagtacAATGGATGCAAAGAAAGGGGAGaaaaagacagcagaggagaaaaaaaaggaatggagaaaaaaattggAGGCCGTAGAAGTAGCGGGAAAAAGGaggacaaaacaataaatggaaGGAAAGGGATGAGAtgatgagaggaggagaaaaaaagagatgaaagaggagagggaggaggaagtgaaggaTTAGACAGAAGAAGAGTAGTAGGAAAGGgaggagaacatgaaaacatgaaaaaggagaagaaaagagaagaggaggcAAAGGATATGGAGAAAAAGTAGAGAAGTTTATAAAACATGTGTACAGAACAGCATTCAAAGGCCACTTATCTGTAGTCTGTGAGGTGAGAAGGTCCACAATCACATCAGAGGACCTGACAGTGGAAAACAATAGTCAATAAACACAATGACTTCCTGGACAGTTTCACATGTTAATAATGTTGGTGACTGTGGGAATATATACTCATTAATGTTTGATAATGTTGGATGCTTACTGCTAAATTGCTTATAACAGTTAATCAGAAAGATGTATTTGCTAAACAGATATACAATGCTTATTATACTGAGTGATATTGATTCATTTCTAACACATAGTGCCCTTGACATTTTTTCGAACAGCAgtagaaaagtagttttttttgctgtgcagAGTGTCATTGTTATAcaggaaacagaagaagaaccgAGACCATGGGAGCAAGTCAGCAGCATATCAGAGAAGGGGGGAACCGGAACTCGCCAAGCCGCCTGCGCATCAACACTTAGATAGTCACACAATTCTGTTAGATTATAAAAACACTGGGTCAGGGAGAAATAGCCAGTCTGATTCTGCTTGAACTGACTGAACACTTGTCTGTTAGGGAAAGGCATTCAGACTCAGAGCTCTGTATTGCACATTCAATCTTGGTGTAATAAAGACTCTTTTTAACCTGAATTGAATTCTCCTGACTACTCCATCAAAAGAACCAGAGGAAACAGCCTAAcacattgttttattcttttatgattaatttcagAATAGGCTGATTTCCAACAATTTGGTGCCGTGACCCGGATGGAGAAGGAGATCTGAAATTTTACAACTACTTTAACTGGACACCGGACAGCTGGAGAATTTCTGATAACACAAGTGGCCACATTGAAAAGAAGGTAAGCAGACGCCTGTTTATATCAAAGTTCTGCTATTGGACATTCTAAAAACTGTTGTCAGAAGTTTCATCTATCTGTCCTAGTTTTACCAATATTTGAATGTGCATAATTTTATAGAATattgaaaagaagaagaagtgaagaAGAATGGAAAAGTCACTGCTCCACAGAGGATAGAATCTCTGGCTGGACATCCCTGTCCTGGGTTAGAAGACCCTGAGGGTTTTAGGAGTCCCTCAAAAAGGTGGATAGGACAGGGGTCTACAACTCAACCCTACATGTAATGTAATCTCTGTAGAAATACAGTTTTGTAGGCTGGGGTTTGTAGGCTGCACGGTTAGGTATAAACCTTGACTCCTGACGAGGGGTAGAAAATTCTGGGTTTAGAAGCCCTGAGGACTTAGTGCACCTctgaaagtaaaaatataaaaagacaaaaaaatagagaaatgcCAGTGACTAAAGTGAAGTAATAGAAGTTGAAGAAAAAGTTGATGCAATTGCAATAAAGTGAAATCCTTGTACTCGGGATTGCTGATTAGTGCATGAATGACGGTGAATGGAGAAATGCATGCATGAATGGAATGAAAAGTGACTGAATCAGAGGACAACCTGAAACCAAACGGTGCAAACGTACGGTTGTTGCCAGTTGAAGTaggtcatttattcattcattaagGATTTAGGTGTGATTGACAGTGACCCTAAAACAATTCTCAGTCCTGGGATTAGGACCCCATGCAGAAAACTGGACCATGTATAGAGTGGCCTAGAAGCTTGTTTTCTGAGGACTCTGAATTGGCTCTTGTAGCATTGTTGCTTGTCATACACACACTCTGTAGTACACAGACTGAAACATGACTGACAAAACAGAAGACATGACAATAGACAAACAGTGGGGAAAAAGGACTTACTCAACTCATGAGTGGGGAAAAACCAAAAGCGAGAAAGgacaaaagacaacaatatGATGCTAAATACACAGCATTTAAAAGGACTGGACAGGTcagtg
This genomic stretch from Amphiprion ocellaris isolate individual 3 ecotype Okinawa chromosome 9, ASM2253959v1, whole genome shotgun sequence harbors:
- the LOC118471110 gene encoding uncharacterized protein LOC118471110, giving the protein MFSSLHAFDSLLFLLILLFFFLLFFISCTSFSIYTPSFLSPLLFISSFSSPFLPSFFSSPFRLLLLPPFLLLSSHSFFSFSFLLMIFLSSPPCFSPSSSLSPLFLCSHSFSPTMFSSVHPFYSLLFPYSSLLPLVLDILCFLLPNLLSLILISSSLHLLILFFSFCLCLIHSSLLLLLRLFIFFFYYYLLFSFVLSLFFFPLRSLLLFHLLLFSSPPSSFCLLLSPPSFHYFVVLLSSTPIFFLFSVLLSSPLPSFSSPVLFTFLFYSFFFISSSLYSLFFSLLLPFSLILLVWSYSTPHSFLLLSFCHSYPILIFFLHPPLLLFLLLFPFFLHPLLLPQPVFEIFLLLLLVLPPSSLSAPPSLTSTSFSLSFSPSSAFYFFLLLSLFFSLFHSFSSPFFSFFLIILPQFLFFLLPPLCSPLFFSFPFMFSSFLSYISIYFPLYSLFFFLLLFCILFRLLFLIFSFSSSFYLPFLCHLLFFPSSFCLLLLSPAPLFLSRPRPPPSVAFLLFFSSLASLPPPLPPPTVISGVLSAPEYKPQPLHLRRKKVLYIYKLHLTISRKCPSCNMRYVRRKIFNFLQTVPVTRQ